ACTAAAAGTGAAAAAACGGGACAAGTTGTCCCGACTTGCCGGGATCGTTAAATCAGCAAATCTTCAAATCAATTAAATGCCCAATTCTTCGCGAATAGCATTAATTTTTCGATTTGCAACTGCTTCTGCTTCTTCCAGAGCCTCTCTTGTTTTTGCGTGACCACTCTTCACTTCAATATAGAATTTGATTTTTGGTTCTGTCCCTGAAGGGCGGATAGAGAGTTTTGTGCCTTCTTCCGTGAAGTATTGCAGGACGTTGGAAGTGGTTGGCATTTCAAGGGAGATATGCTCGCCATGAATATAATCTACAGCCTCCAGTTTTGCAAAATCTTTCACAAGGGTGACCGGGGATCCGCCCAGTGAAGCCAGAGGATTCACCCGGAAATTCTTCATCATAGCTTCTATCTCATCGGCACCTTCCTTGCCTTTGCGTACGAGGGAGATACCCACTTCTTTGGAATAGCCGTATTCCAGATAAATATCCTGCAATAGTTCGTACATACTCTTCCCGTTGTCACGTGCCCAGGCTGCTATCTCTGCGAACAGGGTACAGGCCGATACGGAGTCTTTGTCGCGTACGAAGTCACCGGCCAGGAAGCCGTAGCTCTCTTCTCCTCCTCCGATATACTTTTTTATTCCTTCGTTCTGGCGGATGATCTCTGCGATCCATTTGAACCCAGTGTAGCAGTCGAAGATCTCAATTCCCCTCTTAGTGGCAATTTCTTTTACCAGTTCGGTGGTGACGATTGTCTTTACTACATATTCCTTACCCGTAAGCAGTTGCAGTTCATCGCGACGGGTCATCAGGTAATAGAGGCAGATCAGCATCGTCTGGTTACCGTTGACTAAAATGAAATTCCCTTTATTGTCCCGGATAGCCGTGCCGATACGGTCTGCATCGGGATCGGTTGCCATCACCAGGTCGGCACCGGTTTCAATGGCCTTTTTGATAGCCAGGTCGAGTGCTGCCGATTCTTCCGGGTTGGGGGATACCACAG
This window of the Proteiniphilum saccharofermentans genome carries:
- a CDS encoding phospho-sugar mutase; protein product: MEEETLLAQVTDKAMSWIKGNYDADTKEEVQQMLDSHDKTKLIDAFYKDLEFGTGGLRGIMGAGSNRMNIYTVGSATQGLSNYLKKEFADLDEIKVVIGHDCRNNSRKFAEISADIFSANGIKVYLFENLRPTPEVSFAIRRLGCQSGIMITASHNPKEYNGYKAYWNDGAQVLAPHDKNIIAEVNRIKSVDDIRFEGNKGLIEIIGKDMDKAFIEEVKKLVLSPEAITRHNDLKIVYTPIHGAGSTLVPDALRAVGFTNIISVPEQDVISGDFPTVVSPNPEESAALDLAIKKAIETGADLVMATDPDADRIGTAIRDNKGNFILVNGNQTMLICLYYLMTRRDELQLLTGKEYVVKTIVTTELVKEIATKRGIEIFDCYTGFKWIAEIIRQNEGIKKYIGGGEESYGFLAGDFVRDKDSVSACTLFAEIAAWARDNGKSMYELLQDIYLEYGYSKEVGISLVRKGKEGADEIEAMMKNFRVNPLASLGGSPVTLVKDFAKLEAVDYIHGEHISLEMPTTSNVLQYFTEEGTKLSIRPSGTEPKIKFYIEVKSGHAKTREALEEAEAVANRKINAIREELGI